The genomic segment CCGCGGGTGCTCCCGCCTGCCCTGGGGTCGCGTTGCGGCCTTTGGGTCCTCGCGCGCTTTTGGCCCGGCCCGCCCGCCGCTCTGCCGCGGCGCTTGCCTTCCCCCCCGCCTGTCCCGCCGCTCCTGGCCTCCTTCGCTCGGCTTTTGGCCCCCGCGTGCGGTCCCCCCGGGCGCCCCGCTTCCGTCCTCTCTCCTCGCGCGGCTGGGGGGCCGCCGCTTTGTGCCCCCCGGCCGCCGTGCCCTCGGCCCGCCGGCTTGGGGCGCCCCTTGCGTTCCCCGCCTCGCTGGTTCCCGGGCTTCTGCCCTTCCCCCCCGTCTCGCCTTTCGCTCCGTTCTTCCTCGCTGCGCGCGCCGCGCTCTCCGTTGCCGCGCGTCGTTCTCGCCTTTCCCTTTCCGCCCTGTTTCGCCCCCccccgtttccgggttggcgccCGCCGCCTGTTTCGTTGCCTGTTCCTTGCcccttttcgtgccggggtttggtgctCTCCGGCCGCTCTGTGCCCGCCCCCGCCTTGCCCGGGGCCCCCCCCTCCCCCGGCCTCGGCCGGCCTGGCTTCCGGTCCGCGCCCCCCGCCCCCCGCGCGTGCTGTTTCcccgttctcgggtcgttctgtttcccgGCTCCGCCCCTGCTCCTTCCGCCGGTTCCCCTCCGGCCCCCTTGTTCCGCCTTCTCCTTCCTCTCCCTGCTCCGGTTTCGTGGCCTTCTCGCGCCGTCGCCGCCGGCGCCCCCCCCCCGTCGCCGCGCTCCGCCCCTTCCCCGGCTCCTTCCTCGGTCGGCGCGCCGGGCGGTGTGTCCCCCGGGCCGGGCCGTCGTCCCCGCGCGCTGCTGCCTCGCGCTTCCTCGGCCTTCCTCGTTGCCGCCCCCCCTTGCCCTGCTCTCTCCCCTCCCGCTGCCCTTTCCCCGCTtccccgggcctgtcggcccgGTGTGCCCTCGTTGCCTCCCTCCGTGTCGCGCGCGTGCGGCCCCGCCCCTCTCCGGGCCTCCCCGCCCTGTTCTTGCCTCCCCCTTCCTTGGCCTCCCCGGCCCTCGTCCCTCTCCGCCGCCGGCCGTGCCGGGCTGCCTCCCCGTCGCTCGTTCGCCGGCTGCGGTCTCGTTCGTTCCCGGCCTTCCCCGCCCCTCGCTCCCCCCCTCCGCCCGGCCCTGCCCCCCCCCCTCGCCTCCCGCCCGCGCTCTCCGTCTGTCCCTCCTTCCTCTGTCTGGCCCTGGTCCGTTTCCCCGTGTTGCGTCCCCTTCCGCCGCCGGCTCccctcctggtggtgcccttccgtcccTTCCTTTCCGTTTCCGCCTTGCGCCCCTCCTCCCCCGGCCCCCCCCCCTTTGCTTTCTCCTCCGGTGCCCGCGGCGTCCTCCCCGCCCCCTCCGCTGCTCCTGGTCGGCCTCGTTTCTGGTTGCGCCTCGGCCGGTCTCTGCTCGTCTTCGCGCCCCCCCCTTTCGTTCTTGCTTCCTGCCCCCTCCTTGGCCCTGCTTTCGCCGTTGTTCGTCTTTCCTCCCTCCCCGCCTTTCCCCTCTGCCTCTGCCCTCCGCCTGCCCCCGCCTGTCCCTGTTCCTCCTTCCTCCGCTCCCGGCCGGCCCCTCGGCTCGCCCTCCTCTGCTGTTCTCCCCTGCTCCTGTCTCCCGCGCGTCGGCTTGCTTTGCGCCCTCTCCTTTCTTCCCCGTCCCCGCGCCGGCGGCCCGCCCCGGCCCGTTCCGCCCCGGCGCGTCTCGCCCCCGCCGCGCCCCGCCGCCCGGTGCTCGCCGCCGGCGGCCCGGGCGCCCCCCTCCCCGGTTCCCCTCCGCGCTTTTTCCCTGCCCCCCTTCCCTCTCCGCTCTTGGCGCTGGCCTTCCCGCGGCTGCTGGCCCCCGCCTTGCCCTCCCCTGGCTCCTCGTTCCGGGCTTTCGCTTGTCCTTCCCTTCCCCGCCTCCCCGCGCCCGGTCTTGTTCTTTCTTGTCCCTCCTCCCCGTGTCCGGCTTGGGTcctttgcgcgcctgctgccttccttggctGTGGTCGCCGTTTCCTCCGGCTCCCTCTCCGGCCTCGCCCCCTCCTCCCTCCCCCGTTCCCCCTGGTCGGCCCTCTCCTCCCCTCGCCCGTTGCTCGGGGCCGCCCTTTGCCTGCTGCGTCGCCCGCCCCCGGCCCTGCGCTCCGTCGCGTTCTCCTGCCTCCTCCGCGCCCCGGGCCGCGCCCGCGTCGCCCTTTTCTCTCTCCCTGCCTCCCTTCCCGCCGTCGGGGTTTGCCCCGTCTTCGCTCTCGCCTTCCTCCGGTTCTCCGCGTCGTCGTTCCCTCCCCCCCCCTCTCCTGCTTTCCTGCGCCCTTCGCCGTTTCCCCGTCTGCCTTCGTTCCTCCTTCCCCTGCCTGGCTTCCTCTTTGCGCCCCGCCTCTGCCTCCTGGCCGGCTCCCCCCGGTCGCCTTCCTCCATCGGCCCCGCCCCCGTCCTCCCCCGCCCCCCCCCCGGCCCGGGGCCCCGCCGTGGCCTTGCCCCGTCCTCTTTTGTCCGGCCCCCCCGTGCTTCGCCGGCCGCCTTGCTTCGCGTCCCCGCCCTCCCGTTTCCGCCCCCGCGCTCTCCGCCCCCCCTTCTCCCCTTTGCGCCCCCTGCCTCTCTCCTGCCCCGCCGCGCGGCTCCCccgtgccggcttttgtgttcccGCTTTCCCCCCCGCCGGCGCCGCCGCGCCCCCTCTTTTCCGCCCCGCTTCGCCCTTCCTTTCTGCTCGGTCCGCCCCCCCGGCCCCGGCTCCCGTCCCCGCGCCTCCCCTGCTCGTGCCCCCCCTGCGCCGGCTCGTTGGTCTGTCGTTGGCTGCGCGCGCCGGGCGCCTCCCCCCTCGCTCTCCCCTTCCCCTCCTGCCCCGCCCGTTCCCTTGCCCCCCTCCCCTCCCTCTCTCCCCCCCCCTTCCGCTGTCCTCCGCCGCGCCGCTGGCCGCCGGCTGCCCCCCCCGGCCCGTCCGTCCCCGCGCGCCCTTTCCTCTCCGGGGCCCCCTCGTCCCCCGCCCCGTTGCCGGCCCCGTTGCCGGCCCCGTCCTCCCGCCCGTCCGGCCCTCGTCCCGCCTCCGTCCCTGCTGCCCCCGCCCTCGGCCCTTCCCTCCCCCCCTCGGCCCTCCCCCCCCTGGGTCGCCTCCGCCGCGTGCTCCCCCCCTCTCTCCCCCTTCCGCTTTTTTCCGTCTTTCCCCCGTCGCCCTTGCTTCTGTTCCGGGCGTCTTTTTGCTGTCCCCCCCCCTCCTTCGCCTTTGCCTCTGCTTTTTTGCC from the Raphanus sativus cultivar WK10039 unplaced genomic scaffold, ASM80110v3 Scaffold2717, whole genome shotgun sequence genome contains:
- the LOC130505940 gene encoding uncharacterized protein LOC130505940; amino-acid sequence: MEEGDRGEPARRQRRGAKRKPGRGRRNEGRRGNGEGRRKAGEGGGGNDDAENRRKARAKTGQTPTAGREAGREKRATRARPGARRRQENATERRAGGGRRSRQRAAPSNGRGEERADQGERGREEGARPEREPEETATTAKEGSRRAKDPSRTRGGGTRKNKTGRGEAGKGRTSESPERGARGGQGGGQQPREGQRQERRGKGGREKARRGTGEGGARAAGGEHRAAGRGGGETRRGGTGRGGPPARGRGRKERAQSKPTRGRQEQGRTAEEGEPRGRPGAEEGGTGTGGGRRRAEAEGKGGEGGKTNNGESRAKEGAGSKNERGGREDEQRPAEAQPETRPTRSSGGGGEDAAGTGGESKGGGAGGGGAQGGNGKEGTEGHHQEGSRRRKGTQHGETDQGQTEEGGTDGERGRE